From the genome of Planctomycetota bacterium:
GGGACACGCGGCGTGATCAATCCACCGTCTGCGTTGTCGAGCAACCCAAGGATCTGATCTCGTTCGAGGAGACCGGCATCTTCGGCGGCGGATACCACGTCCTGCTCGGCCGCATCAGCCCGCTCGAAGACATCGGCCCCGAGGACCTGACCATCGACGCGCTGCTTGACCGCATCCCCGGCACCGACGACCAATACGGCGACCGACCACCCATCAGCGAGATCATTCTCGCGACCAACCCGACGCTCGAAGGCGACGGAACCGCGCTGCACCTGACCGAGGTGCTGCACGGCCGACACCCGAACGTCAAGGTCACACGCCTTGCCCGGGGCCTCTCCGCAGGCGGCTCGATCGAGTTCGCCAATCGCAACATGCTCGCCGACGCCCTCGCCGGTCGCAGCAGCGTCGACTGACACGCCCCGACTTTGGCAAAGGTCATAAGGACTCGCCCGATCGCCCTGGTTTTGCACCAATGTCGGCGTGGTTCCGCACCGATATGGGTGTAAACCGCCCCCTAGCGATACCCGAATCGACACCCATAGCGACAGAGGAACACAATGATCCAGGTTCAAGAACTGCCCTCGATGGCATGGATGCCCGCCGAGCTTCAGGCGGCTTTCAACGTCTTCGCCGCCGCCGAGACCCCGTCCGACAGCCGCCGCGACAACGCCCGTGAGGCCTACGTCGCCCCGGCGACGTTCGTTATTGGCCGCATCCGCCGCACCGTCTACCTCCGGGATCTCTCGGACAACGCCGCCGGCTTCCTGGCGACCGAGGCATTCGACCCCGACACGCAAGGCACGCTGATCTTCAACGACAAGCGTGGCGTCGAGCGTGAGGTATCGGTCACCGTCGGCCGTTGCCGCAGCGTGGTCAGCCACGTCAACGAAGGCTACTTCTCCTTTGCCAACTAGCACGACACTACCGTGACGGCATGGCCCAGACCGTGCTCGTCGCCGAAGGTTCCGCGCCTGCCCCGCTCGCCTGGCTGGCCGAGCGCTGCCGCGTTCTCGAAGTCCGCAAAGATGATCCCACCTTCGCATCGGCCCTGGCCGAAGCGGACGGGCTCATCGTGCGTTCGTACCTGCCGGTCGACGACGCACTGCTCGACGGCGGGCCGAACCTGAAAGTCGTCGGTCGCGGCGGCGTCGGCATCGAACACATCGACGTGGCCGCGTGCCGCGCGCGTGGCATCGAAGTCGTTTACACCCCCGATGCCAACACCCGCGCCGTCGCCGAACTCGTCGCCGGGCTCATGGTCAAACTCGTCCGGCCCTGGCACGCGTTCACAAGCTTCCCCACCGCCGATCAGTTCACGGCTTACCGCAAGGACGCCGGCGAGCATCTGCACGAACTCACGCTCGGCATCCTCGGCATGGGCCGGGTCGGCCACGCGGTCAGCCGCGTCGCGCACCACGGGTTCGGCATGCGCGTGCTCTACCACGACGTCGCTGACGTGGACGCGCTGATCGATGTGCCGGCGGAGTCGGTCTCGCACGAGCAACTCGTGTCGCGCTGCGACCTGCTCACGGTTCACGTTGACGGCCGCCCGGACAATCGCGGCCTTGTCGCCGAGGAGGAACTCAGCCGAAATGTCCGCTGGCTAATCAATACAAGCAGAGGCATGTGCGTCGATGCCGACGCGGTCCACGCGGCGCTGGCTGACGATCGCCTCGAGGGGGTCGCGCTCGACGTGTACGACCCCGAGCCCCCCGCCGCCGACTCGGCCTACGCGCACATCCTGCGCGACTTCCCCGACCGCGCGATCCTCACCCCGCACATGGCCAGCCGCACGAAAACCGCCGTGCAGAACATGAGCTGGGTCGTCCGGGACGTCTGGCGTGTGCTGAGCGGCGAGCCGCCCGAAGCCCCTGCCCCAACAGCAACTCCCACGTGACGCAAGCGAAATCCTGCTGGATCACGACGTCCCATAACCAAAACCACGCCTGGCTGGCTCGATAGGGGCGTCTATGCCGAATGGCCGGTCGAAATTCGTTTGACATAAACGGACCATGCGCGCGACAATCTCGCGCTCAGCAAGGACACCGACCATGAAGCACGCCACCGCACTGACCACCGCCGCCACCGTTACCCTCGGCGGCATTTTCACCGCTGCCACGTTTGCCGCCCCGACCTACACGAAGGCCGATCGCAGCGTCTTCGTCAGCACCGGTGACTCCACCGATGAGATCGTTGCCGCGACGGATGACTTCAGCACCGTCGATGTCGACGTGTTCGCCGAGTCGGGCACCGGCAGTGCTTCGTTCTCCCACGCCACGACCCTCAACGAAGATTCGATCATCGGCTCGTTCGCCGCGTCGCTCACGTCCTTCGGCGACCCGGAAGTTGAGCCGGTTGCCGACGGCGTGCCCCTGACCACCGGCGGCACCACCGTCCGCATCGAGTTCACCATCGACACCCCCACCG
Proteins encoded in this window:
- a CDS encoding PilZ domain-containing protein codes for the protein MIQVQELPSMAWMPAELQAAFNVFAAAETPSDSRRDNAREAYVAPATFVIGRIRRTVYLRDLSDNAAGFLATEAFDPDTQGTLIFNDKRGVEREVSVTVGRCRSVVSHVNEGYFSFAN
- the recR gene encoding recombination mediator RecR — translated: MASHTSVIQDLIDELARMPGIGARSAERIAFHLLKSPAEDALRLADAIRDVKTRVKHCSICFNLTEDDPCPICRDTRRDQSTVCVVEQPKDLISFEETGIFGGGYHVLLGRISPLEDIGPEDLTIDALLDRIPGTDDQYGDRPPISEIILATNPTLEGDGTALHLTEVLHGRHPNVKVTRLARGLSAGGSIEFANRNMLADALAGRSSVD
- a CDS encoding NAD(P)-dependent oxidoreductase; translated protein: MAQTVLVAEGSAPAPLAWLAERCRVLEVRKDDPTFASALAEADGLIVRSYLPVDDALLDGGPNLKVVGRGGVGIEHIDVAACRARGIEVVYTPDANTRAVAELVAGLMVKLVRPWHAFTSFPTADQFTAYRKDAGEHLHELTLGILGMGRVGHAVSRVAHHGFGMRVLYHDVADVDALIDVPAESVSHEQLVSRCDLLTVHVDGRPDNRGLVAEEELSRNVRWLINTSRGMCVDADAVHAALADDRLEGVALDVYDPEPPAADSAYAHILRDFPDRAILTPHMASRTKTAVQNMSWVVRDVWRVLSGEPPEAPAPTATPT